A genomic region of Dreissena polymorpha isolate Duluth1 chromosome 4, UMN_Dpol_1.0, whole genome shotgun sequence contains the following coding sequences:
- the LOC127878282 gene encoding uncharacterized protein LOC127878282 has product MVARAETSVFWPGITPAITALRTSCQQCNRSAPSNPSAPPVPPLSPEYPFQCLCADYFSYQGHHFLVVVDRYSNWPIVEQSANGAQGLITCLRRIFVTYGIPDELASDGGPEFTAVATRQFLSDWGVHHRLSSVAFPHSNCRAEIGVKTVKRLLMDNTTSTGDINTDAFQRAMLQYRSTNSTWKV; this is encoded by the coding sequence ATGGTTGCTAGGGCAGAGACATCAGTATTTTGGCCAGGAATCACACCTGCCATTACGGCTCTTCGTACCAGTTGCCAACAATGCAACCGTAGTGCACCATCAAATCCTAGCGCACCACCAGTACCTCCATTAAGTCCAGAGTATCCATTCCAGTGCTTATGTGCTGACTATTTCAGCTACCAAGGGCATCATTTCCTTGTTGTAGTGGACCGTTATTCCAACTGGCCAATTGTAGAGCAGTCAGCTAACGGAGCCCAAGGACTGATCACATGTCTTAGACGTATATTTGTGACATATGGAATACCTGATGAACTTGCCTCTGATGGTGGCCCTGAATTCACTGCTGTAGCCACACGTCAATTCCTGAGTGATTGGGGTGTACACCATCGCCTATCCTCCGTAGCCTTCCCACACAGCAACTGTAGGGCCGAAATTGGTGTAAAGACAGTGAAGCGTCTCCTTATGGATAACACAACTTCCACTGGTGACATAAACACAGATGCCTTCCAGCGTGCCATGCTTCAGTACAGAAGTACCAATTCCACCTGGAAAGTATaa